Below is a genomic region from Aminivibrio sp..
GGACCTATGCGGCAATGACAAGAGAGATCCGGAAAAAACCTCGGCAAGCCCCCCGAGGAGGGGCCGGCCGGGGTTTTCCTTTTTTCTTACTTTTGAAACTTGGCGGCGGCATTGCTGACGGAAGTTTTCAAAGCGCTCCAGGCGTGGTCCGCACCCTCTTTGAAATCCGTCCAGACGGTATCGTCAGCGGCGGCCAGGTCCTTTAACTTGGTCTTCGTATTGCTCAAGTTCTTTTCAAGATCCTGAATCTCCTTGGAGAATTCGATAGCCGCATCAGCCGAAGAAATCTTTGCCCGAGCCTTCAGTTGGTTCAATTGGGCCTTGGCCAGTTCCAGTTCTGCCTCGATCTTAATTTTATATGCTTCTTTTGTACTCACACCAACCATCTCCCTATGTGATTCATTTACCTCCGGACCTGTCTCACAGAAATTTGCCTTCCGCAAAGAAGCGGATCAGATCAGTTTTCCTCCGAAGAACAGAGCCACGCCGCCGACAGCAATCGACGTAATGCTGACCCAAATCGGGATGGAGATCATATGATTCTCGTCCACCGACAGGCCGATCGGTCCCAACTGGGCCTCATGAGTTGCCTGCGTGTAGGTGAAACCTCCGTAGGCCAATCCAAGAACGCCTGCTATGATCAACAGTATTGCTAAAATTCTCATTATACCCATTATACTTCCTCCTTAGGAAAAAACCTTCGATTATGGTTCAAAACCTGAACCTCAGAATCATCGTTCGTACGGGTGCGTTCGAGCGGTTCTATAAGACCCTCCGGCCTTGAATCACCCGAATCAGAATCACCACTGCTGCTATTACAAGGAGGACATGTATCAGTCCGCCCATGGTGGTGGATGAGACCATACCCAGAATCCAAAGAACAATCAGCACAACAGCAACTGTTTCTAACATATTCTTTCCCCTCCTTTCCGTTGAAAACGGACGACACTTTCACTGGATAACACGACTTCCCTCGACCGCATATGTCGATCATCGGTTCCAGATCCTCTACCGAGAAAATGATTATATACTATTTGAAAAATAAAGTCAAGAATAATATATTAAATGTGTTTTATTAAATTAATAGCAATTTATTCTAACTAGTGTGGTAGGTTTTTACTGGGAGGATTTTTGAAGAAGTATCTTTATGGAGATTCCACTGCTGTCCGAAATAGGTCGAAAACTGAAATGACACCCTGAATTTCCAGGGCTTTGCGTAGCTGTTTGAGACTGATTTGTTAAGGACATTCTGATTTAAGAACCTCTGAATAATATCGATTAATGTGTTAAGGAACCTCTGAAAAACCCCGTCTTCCCCGGGCGAGACATTCTGTTGGCCGAATATGGGAAAAAACACGTCACGCAGAATATTCGGATCTCGTTTCAAAAATTTACCAAAACGCCGGGTTCCTTTTCCGTTTTTCAAAGGGGGGAAGAAGAGCATTTCCTCTCCATCCCCCCTTTTTCGCTGCTAGCTTGTTGCTGTCGTCACGGTGCCGTCGCTCCATGTCACGGAGATCCTGAAGTTCGACGCGCCCTGGCGGAGGCTGCCGTTGTCCTCTAAAAAGACCTGGAGGTTGTGGTTGGGAGGAACCTCGAAAGATACGGATCCGTCGTAGTTGTTCAACAGCCCCTTGCCCCCTTTTCCGGGAAGAACCACGCCGAGAGCCCAGTTGCCGTTTCCGGGAACGGTGTCCCATACACCGGAAGAAGTGCCGATGCTTTCAACCATGATCGCTTCCACTTGTCCCTTTCCCGTGATCTGAAACTCGAAGAGCCAGTCAAAACTGCCGTCCGGTCCGATGCGCTCGCGGGCGCCGACGTAATCGCTGCTGGACGCCTGTCTGGGGCCGGAGAAGCTCACTTCTCTCCTGCCGTCCTGCCTCTTTCCCCGATCCGGACGATCCGGGCGATCCGTCCCGATCCGGCAGACGATTTCTTTTGAAAGCGTTCTTCCGTCGTCATACATAAGCGTTATGCGCGAAACGACGTCGCGGTCGCCCAGAGAGCCGTTGTCCTCTATCCACAGTCCGAGTTCGGTTTCCCTGGAAATGGCGATCAGGACTGATCCGTCGGACCGGTTCAGGATGTTGCCGTTCGGTTCTGTAGCCACGATGAGCCATCGCCCGTTTCCGGGGATCGTGTCCCAGTGTCCGGCGGAACCGGAGGTGTTTTCGATTTTCATCCCGTTCAGAGTACCCGGAGTGTTTACCTTGAGATCCACCTTCCAGTCGTTC
It encodes:
- a CDS encoding lmo0937 family membrane protein, producing the protein MLETVAVVLIVLWILGMVSSTTMGGLIHVLLVIAAVVILIRVIQGRRVL